In Musa acuminata AAA Group cultivar baxijiao chromosome BXJ2-10, Cavendish_Baxijiao_AAA, whole genome shotgun sequence, a genomic segment contains:
- the LOC135624908 gene encoding BTB/POZ domain-containing protein FBL11-like isoform X3 — MASATTDGDDVVLELIDPSAVQNELRPEKVTSISTSGVENWNVGLLLQSPSVKVRANRNRLVEQSAYFRGLLCGSFSESSLAHVSIRWNLEALVHVLQFIHGFHLHITSNNFLLILEAALYFGVESLLLECESWFQQMTLAEGQQIPMDTVIEAWNFGLEQGIGFVPELCKGYLARNFAWVTSLNSFPDIPYDLLHSCIEHPLLTLDSERHLCEALLIWLSDNRRSSQCSSDDSKFDILRKVRISLLPLEFAAGDKLDDFRIRLTEYSEKISLAGCVHITALFLFLVVLPSDLDMTAKKRMVLSELDNCTANNRYVLGKSLMTMSYKSVREMDISKCPKLYFGSAVKWLLLAFPSLSILRASHCSQLKIEDFYCLLQKFPLITEVDMTVDTSPFLPAKVSVVSMSSDKYRVASTTPYAMLEENSLLLNVAKTSLENPAMSNISKLTLEGRNEINDLDLLKISALCGSLSYLNIKGCTMVTDMGISKLISKCLHIKSLILSYTSFGQSSVGVLCSDLLLTSNLTEVSDHKYSCTMAFRLQQLHIDGCKGIDQNSISQLMCRMYMLKILMLRGTSVTDDALYDFLGSFLESLDVSETMVSMQALMSVVRRNTGIRCLKATGCTKLNRPDTYDLASAVTANHKGYLFELSQHCILEEVAFGWGFSILSVEELVPLSRLRFITIGLGASPGHHVLCLLPKMCPLLESVILIFQVISDRIFRSIQESLKNLKVLQLCCCLGDLTSFACKISMPQLRILRLEWVTPWMTNNDLAILTKNCPNVVEFSLSGCKLLDSASQEIISNGWPGLTFIHLEECGKITLDGVSFLFNCIAIEDFLLRHNGKGIERNFIYEAASKLPLLRKLALDLCDACEGGFDSPSHAERCFLSTVMISRCKSQKCAFDSQTMEAFRSVHKETIVIEWDCKEVRTTVVKERI, encoded by the exons ATGGCCTCCGCTACTACGGACGGCGACGATGTCGTCCTGGAGCTAATCGATCCCTCCGCCGTTCAAAATGAGCTCCGACCGGAGAAAGTGACATCGATTTCGACCTCCGGTGTCGAAAACTGGAATGTTGGGCTCCTCCTCCAATCGCCATCGGTAAAAGTGCGTGCGAATCGAAACAG GCTGGTTGAGCAATCCGCCTACTTTCGTGGCCTCCTTTGTGGAAGCTTCAG TGAATCGAGTCTTGCGCATGTATCCATCCGGTGGAACCTAGAAGCACTTGTTCATGTCTTGCAGTTCATACATGGCTTTCATCTACACATAACATCTAATAACTTTCTTCTTATTTTGGAG GCTGCTCTATATTTTGGTGTCGAGAGCCTTTTATTAGAATGTGAGTCATGGTTTCAACAGATGACCCTTGCAGAAGGACAGCAGATTCCAATGGACACAGTTATCGAAGCCTGGAATTTTGGATTAGAACAAG GCATTGGTTTTGTTCCAGAATTATGCAAAGGTTACCTCGCTCGGAACTTT GCATGGGTCACATCATTGAACTCATTTCCTGATATTCCATATGATCTATTACATTCCTGTATTGAACACCCTCTGCTGACTCTGGATAG TGAGAGGCATCTATGCGAAGCGTTACTAATATGGCTTTCCGACAACAGAAGATCCTCACAGTGCTCATCAGATGATTCTAAATTTGATATTCTTAGGAAG GTGAGGATCTCCCTTTTACCTTTGGAGTTTGCTGCAG GTGATAAGCTAGATGATTTCAGAATTCGCCTGACGGAATATTCTGAG AAAATTAGTCTTGCTGGCTGCGTTCACATAAcagctctttttctttttctggtgGTGTTGCCATCTGATTTGGATATGACGGCCAAGAAAAGAATGGTACTTTCCGAGCTTGATAATTGCACTGCAAACAACCGTTATGTCTTAGGGAAGTCATTGATGACAATGTCTTATAAATCTGTACGTGAGATGGATATTTCTAAATGCCCAAAGTTGTACTTTGGTTCCGCTGTTAAATGGTTACTCTTGGCATTTCCATCACTGAGCATATTGAGAGCATCTCACTGTTCACAGCTTAAAATAGAAGATTTCTATTGTTTGTTACAAAAATTTCCTTTGATTACCGAAGTTGACATGACTGTTGACACTAGTCCATTTTTACCTGCCAAAGTATCTGTCGTTTCTATGAGCAGTGACAAGTATCGTGTTGCCAGTACTACACCATATGCAATGCTGGAAGAAAATTCATTGTTATTAAATGTTGCAAAAACCTCATTGGAAAATCCGGCTATGTCAAATATCTCAAAACTGACGTTGGAAGGGCGAAATGAAATTAATG ACCTGGACTTGCTGAAGATCTCTGCTCTCTGTGGTTCTTTATCCTACTTAAACATCAAGGGATGCACTATGGTAACAGATATGGGGATATCAAAGCTTATAAGCAAGTGCCTTCATATCAAATCACTGATTCTGTCTTATACATCATTTGGTCAAAGTTCAGTTGGGGTACTTTGTTCGGACCTTTTATTGACTAGTAACCTTACTGAAGTTAGTGACCACAAATATTCATGCACAATGGCATTTAGGCTACAGCAACTTCATATTGATGGTTGTAAAG GCATTGACCAAAACTCCATCTCACAACTTATGTGTCGCATGTACATGTTAAAGATACTAATGTTGAGAGGAACTTCAGTTACTGATGATGCTCTCTATGACTTCCTGGGTTCTTTCCTGGAGAGTCTTGATGTTTCTGAGACCATG GTCTCAATGCAAGCTTTGATGTCAGTAGTTAGGAGAAACACAGGTATTAGGTGCTTGAAAGCAACTGGTTGTACGAAACTCAATCGGCCTGATACATATGATCTGGCATCAGCAGTCACTGCTAACCATAAGGGGTATCTCTTTGAACTGAGTCAGCATTGCATCCTGGAAGAAGTGGCATTTGGATGGGGATTTTCTATTTTGTCTGTGGAAGAACTAGTACCTCTGAGTAGATTAAGGTTCATAACAATTGGCCTAGGGGCATCGCCAGGCCATCATGTGCTATGTCTGCTTCCCAAGATGTGCCCACTGCTGGAGTCTGTGATTCTTATTTTTCAG GTAATTTCTGACAGAATTTTTAGAAGCATTCAGGAATCCTTAAAAAATTTAAAGGTGCTGCAGCTATGCTGTTGTCTTGGTGACTTGACTTCATTTGCCTGTAAGATCAGCATGCCGCAGTTAAGGATATTAAGGCTCGAGTGGGTAACTCCATGGATGACAAATAATGATTTGGCAATTCTGACTAAGAACTGCCCAAATGTGGTAGAATTTTCATTGTCAGGATGTAAACTTCTAGATTCAG CCTCACAAGAAATCATTTCAAATGGATGGCCAGGCTTAACATTTATTCATTTGGAG GAATGTGGCAAAATAACTTTGGATggggtttcttttctttttaactgCATAGCTATCGAGGATTTCTTACTACGCCACAAT GGTAAAGGTATTGAGAGAAACTTCATATACGAAGCTGCTTCTAAG TTGCCACTCCTTCGGAAATTGGCATTGGATCTCTGTGATGCTTGTGAAGGAGGTTTTGACAGTCCAAGC CATGCCGAGAGGTGCTTCCTCAGCACGGTGATGATCAGTCGCTGCAAGTCTCAGAAGTGTGCGTTCGATTCCCAAACAATGGAGGCTTTTAGGTCGGTGCACAAGGAAACCATAGTTATTGAATGGGACTGCAAGGAGGTACGGACAACAGTGGTGAAAGAAAGAATATAG